The following are from one region of the Phyllostomus discolor isolate MPI-MPIP mPhyDis1 chromosome 9, mPhyDis1.pri.v3, whole genome shotgun sequence genome:
- the MC4R gene encoding melanocortin receptor 4 — MNSTHRHGRYTSHHFWNHSAYRLHGNASDPLGKGYSEEGCYEQLFVSPEVFVTLGVISLLENVLVIVAITKNKNLHSPMYFFICSLAVADMLVSVSNGSETIVITLLNSTDTDAQSFTVNIDNVIDSVICSSLLASICSLLSIAVDRYFTIFYALQYHNIMTVKRVGIILSCIWAACTVSGVLFIIYSDSSVVIICLISMFFTMLALMASLYVHMFLLARLHIKRIAVLPGTGTIRQGANMKGAITLTILIGVFVVCWAPFFLHLIFYISCPQNPYCVCFMSHFNLYLILIMCNSIIDPLIYALRSQELRKTLKEIICCYPVGALCDWSSRY; from the coding sequence ATGAACTCGACTCATCGCCACGGGAGGTACACTTCTCACCACTTCTGGAACCACAGCGCCTACAGGCTGCACGGCAATGCCAGCGACCCCCTGGGGAAAGGCTACTCCGAGGAAGGGTGCTACGAGCAACTTTTTGTGTCTCCCGAGGTGTTCGTGACGCTGGGTGTCATCAGCTTGTTGGAGAATGTCCTGGTGATTGTGGCCATCACCAAGAACAAGAACCTGCACTCCCCCATGTACTTTTTCATCTGCAGCCTGGCTGTGGCTGACATGCTGGTGAGCGTTTCCAACGGGTCGGAAACCATCGTCATCACCCTGCTGAACAGCACAGACACGGATGCCCAGAGTTTCACCGTGAACATTGACAACGTCATTGACTCCGTGATCTGTAGCTCCTTGCTCGCGTCCATTTGCAGCCTGCTTTCCATCGCAGTAGACAGGTATTTCACTATCTTTTACGCTCTCCAGTACCATAACATCATGACGGTTAAGCGGGTCGGGATCATCCTCAGTTGCATCTGGGCAGCTTGCACCGTGTCAGGGGTCCTCTTCATCATTTACTCCGACAGCAGTGTGGTCATCATCTGCCTCATCAGCATGTTCTTCACCATGCTGGCCCTCATGGCCTCCCTCTACGTGCACATGTTTCTCCTGGCCAGGCTTCACATTAAGAGGATCGCTGTCCTCCCGGGCACGGGCACCATCCGCCAAGGTGCCAACATGAAGGGGGCCATCACCCTGACCATTCTGATCGGGGTCTTTGTGGTCTGCTGGGCCCCGTTCTTCCTGCACTTGATATTCTACATCTCCTGTCCCCAGAATCCATACTGTGTGTGCTTCATGTCTCACTTTAACTTGTATCTCATCCTGATCATGTGCAATTCCATCATCGACCCCCTGATCTATGCGCTCCGGAGCCAGGAGCTGAGGAAAACCCTCAAGGAGATCATCTGTTGCTATCCTGTCGGAGCCCTGTGTGACTGGTCCAGCAGATACTAA